From one Pseudoliparis swirei isolate HS2019 ecotype Mariana Trench chromosome 5, NWPU_hadal_v1, whole genome shotgun sequence genomic stretch:
- the usp24 gene encoding ubiquitin carboxyl-terminal hydrolase 24 isoform X6, translated as METEEEQHITTLLCMGFPDPDVIRKALRLAKNDINEAVALLTNESPGLGYGYEPMESGPAPGVGSTGDVESGGSSSGTGGGGGRTGTTGGFDPPPAYHDVVDSERSNDENGNCSGGSMEFPTTNLYELESRVFTDHWSIPYKREESLGKCLIAATCLARLGLADADENCKRFIDRCMPEAFKKLLTSSAVHKWGTEIHEGIYNMLMLLVELVAERVKQDPVAVNLMGVLTMAFNPDNEYHFKNRMKACQRNWAEVFGEEANMFAVSPSNAYQKEPHGWLVDLVNRFGELGGFTAIQTKLNVDEIEIACVSALVQPLGVGAEYLNSSLVQPMLDPVIHKMITYVQNLEEKDLKDKRLVSIPDLLSAIKLLCMRFQRELVTVVDDLRLDTLLRMLKTPHFSTKMNSLKEVTKLIEESTVSKTVKNAIDTDKLLDWLVENSVLSIALEGNIDQAQYCERIKGIIELLGSKLSLDELSKIWKIQAGQSSTVIENIHTIIAAAAVKFSFDQLTHLFVLIQKSWEVESDRVRQKLLSLIGRIGRETRSETTTGKVLEVLWELAHLPSLPTSLVQQALEEHLGILSDAYAVKETVKRGYIIKCIEDIKKTHTQEDCRGSDTQSSFLTGTWGKKKASSVAKASQQSSPQAVWVVPALRQLHEITRSFIKQTYQKQDKSIIQDLKKNFEIVKLITGSLVCCHRLAVTAAGNNGLSGSTLVDGRYTYQEYLDSHLRFLAFFLQEASLYLVWNRAKELWECLVSGPDVCELDRELCFEWFTKGQHDLESDVQQQLFKEKILKLEPYEITMNGFNLFKTFFENVNLCDHRLKRQGTQLCVERLDLAGMDFIWRIAMETPDEEIANEAIQLIITYSYTNLNPKMKKDSVSLHKKFIADCYKRLEAASSALGGPTLTHAVTRATKMLTATTMPTVATSVQSPSRSTKLVIIERLLLLAERYVITIEDLYSVPRTILPHGASYNGHPVTLHITYESTKDTFTLETHSNEMIGSIRWKISEHLSCPVDNVQIFANDSVMTMNRDQKLLSQLGFSDEQTLTVKSSGTGTPSGSSESSASASSSSSSAVFNSAYALEQEKSLPGVVMALVCNVFEMLYQLANLDETRITLRVRKLLLLIPTDPDVQDALDNFVPKESSVWSHQKTLFQGTGSRSPSTSSKQQHQPSAASILESLFRSSAPGMSTFRVLYNLEVLSSKLMPTSDDEMAKTSSKSFCENFLKAGGLSLVVNVMQRDSVPSEVDYETRQGVYSICLQLARFLLVGQSMPSALDDDVIRDGESLSSRPFRNAGRAGRQLSLCGTPEKSSYRQMSLSERSSIRVEEIIPAARVAIQTMEVGDFTATVACFMRLTWAAAAGRLDLVGSPQPIRETHSALLPQGVRTRVSSTGSNCSSSSEGESPPTALHAGICVRQQCVSVKDAIIAREALSLLVTCLQLRCQQLCSFYNLPSVNDFIIDVLLGSPSGEIRRVACDQLYTLSQTDTSAFAELQKPNLFLISVVLTAQLPLWSPTSIMRGVNQRLLSQCTEYFDLRCQLLDDLTTSEMEVLNVSAAAMLEDEISWLDNFEPSWSSEMETSEADNILLAGHLRLIKTLLSLCGNEKEQLGPSLIQQLLDDFLFRASRIIINSSSPAPSPAPSHDFHPKCSTASSRLAAYEVLVMLADSSLPNLRLITRELMSMHHQSDPSLCKEFDYLPPVESRSSSGFVGLKNGGATCYMNAVFQQLYMQPGLPEAFLSIEDDTDQPEESVFYQVQSLFGHLMESKLQYYIPENFWKIFKMWNKELYVREQQDAYEFFTSLVDQLDEHLKKMGREQIFKNTFQGIFSDQKICKDCPHRYEREETFMALNLGVTSCQSLEISLDQFVRGEVLEGSNAYYCEKCKEKRTTVKRTCIKSLPSVLCIHLMRFGFDWESGRSIKYDEQIRFPWVLNMEPYTVSGMARQDCSVEGGEGRGDGTSGGSPRKKVTISENYELVGVVVHSGQAHAGHYYSFIKDRRGSARGHWYKFNDNVVEEFDMNDETLEYECFGGEYRPKVYDQSNPYPDVRRRYWNAYMLFYQKISDQNSPVLPKKSRVSIMRQEAEDLTLSAPSSPDVSPQSSPRPPRANNDRLTLLTRLVRKGEKKGLFVEKMPASIYQMVRDENLKFMRNRDVYNSDYFNFTLSLASVNATKLKHPDYQPMAKESLQLAVHFLLHTYLHTKKKLRVDTEEWMATVEVLLSKSCEACQWLVQYLSGPEGREMTRICLLECSVREVRVVVASILERTLESALHFGDPGVDGLTDTLLSLLDKDVPENVKNCTQYFGLFSNFAQQGCGPCQLLLKHSAYRRMLIFLLGPNRQNNQNRRWSPAQAREFLHLHNTLALITLHCDLNAQRTQAPGVFKLRVSCVPASTQLLPLHADILASLFTPEGQPYLLEVMFAMRELSGPLSLLIEMVTYSSYCNEPFSLGVLQLLKTQLETAPPHELKNVFQMLQELLVMEDPLQTQRLKYAFESEKGLLALMHQSNNVDSRRCYQCVKFLVTLAQKCAPAKEYFKDLSGHWSWAVQWLQKKMTEHYWTPQSNVSNETSTNKTFQRTISAQDTLAYATALLNEKEQSGSSNGSDGSPANDNADRSLRQGSESPMMLGDSKSDLEDVDP; from the exons cggagCAACGATGAGAACGGGAACTGCTCGGGGGGCAGCATGGAGTTCCCCACCACCAACCTGTACGAGCTGGAGAGCCGCGTCTTCACCGACCACTGGTCCATCCCCTACAAGAGGGAGGAGTCCCTGGGCAAGTGTCTCATCGCGGCCACCTGCCTCGCCCGGCTCG GTCTCGCTGACGCTGACGAGAACTGCAAGCGGTTCATAGACCGCTGCATGCCGGAGGCCTTCAAAAAG ctGCTGACCAGCAGCGCGGTGCACAAGTGGGGCACCGAGATCCACGAGGGGATCTACAACATGCTCAtgctgctggtggagctggtCGCCGAGAGGGTGAAGCAGGACCCCGTCGCCGTGAACCTGATGGGAGTCCTGACGATG GCCTTCAACCCCGACAACGAATATCACTTCAAGAACCGGATGAAGGCGTGTCAGAGGAACTGGGCCGAGGTCTTTGGGGAAGAGGCCAACATGTTCGCCGTGTCTCCCAGCAACGCCTATCAGAaa GAGCCTCACGGTTGGCTGGTGGATTTGGTGAATCGG TTTGGAGAGTTGGGAGGATTCACCGCCATCCAGACGAAGCTCAACGTGGACGAAATCGAGATCGCC TGCGTGTCGGCTCTCGTTCAGCCTCTTGGAGTCGGTGCAGAATATCTGAACTCCAGCCTCGTCCAG cCCATGCTCGACCCAGTCATCCATAAGATGATCACGTATGTGCAGAACCTGGAGGAGAAGGACCTTAAAGACAAG CGTCTGGTGAGCATCCCGGACCTGCTGTCGGCCATCAAGCTGCTGTGCATGAGGTTCCAGAGGGAACTCGTCACCGTGGTGGACGACCTGCGGCTCGACACGCTGCTGCGCATGCTCAAAACCCCCCACTTCTCCACCAAGATGAACTCCCTCAAAGAG GTGACCAAGTTGATAGAGGAGAGCACCGTGTCAAAGACGGTGAAGAATGCCATTGACACGGATAAACTTTTGGACTGGCTGGTGGAGAACTCGGTCCTATCAATAGCGCTGGAGG GTAACATCGATCAAGCTCAGTACTGCGAGAGAATCAAGGGAATCATTGAGTTGCTTGGGAGTAAACTGTCGCTGGACGAGCTCTCCAAGATCTGGAAAATACAG GCGGGTCAATCATCAACTGTGATAGAAAACATTCATACAATCATCGCCGCTGCTGCTGTGAAGTTCAGCTTCGATCAACTCACCCACCTCTTCGTCCTCATTCAGAAG AGCTGGGAGGTTGAGAGCGACCGCGTGAGGCAGAAGCTGCTCAGTCTGATCGGGAGGATCGGCAGAGAGACTCGCTCCGAAACGACAACAGGAAAG GTGCTGGAGGTGCTGTGGGAGCTGGCTCACCTCCCCAGCCTGCCCACCAGTCTGGTGCAGCAGGCGCTGGAGGAGCACCTGGGGATCCTGAGCGACGCCTACGCCGTCAAGGAGACCGTGAAGCGCGGTTACATCATCAAATGCATCGAGGACATCAAGAAG ACTCACACTCAGGAGGACTGTAGAGGCAGCGACACTCAAAGCTCTTTTCTTACGGGCACTTGGGGCAAGAAGAAGGCCAGCTCTGTGGCCAAA gcttcCCAGCAGAGCAGTCCTCAGGCGGTCTGGGTCGTTCCTGCTCTGCGGCAGCTGCACGAGATCACCCGGTCCTTCATCAAGCAGACGTACCAGAAGCAGGACAAG AGCAtcatccaggacttgaagaagAACTTCGAGATCGTCAAGCTGATCACCGGCTCCCTCGTGTGCTGCCACCGGCTGGCGGTGACGGCGGCGGGCAACAACGGCCTCTCGGGCTCGACTCTGGTGGACGGGCGGTACACCTACCAGGAG tatcTGGACAGCCACCTGCGCTTCCTGGCCTTCTTCCTGCAGGAGGCCAGCCTCTACCTGGTGTGGAACCGGGCCAAGGAGCTGTGGGAGTGTCTGGTGTCGGGGCCGGACGTCTGTGAACTGGACCGTGAG ctgtgttttGAGTGGTTCACTAAAGGACAGCACGACCTGGAGAGTGACGTCCAGCAGCAGCTCTTCAAGGAGAAGATCCTAAAGCTGGAGCCCTACGAGATCACCATGAACG GGTTCAATCTGTTCAAGACCTTCTTTGAGAACGTCAACCTGTGTGACCATCGCCTCAAACGCCAGGGCACCCAGCTG tgtgTGGAGCGCCTGGACCTGGCAGGGATGGACTTTATCTGGCGCATCGCCATGGAAACCCCTGATGAAGAGATCGCCAACGAGGCCATCCAGCTCATTATCACGTATAGCTACACCAACCTCAACCCCAAAATGAAgaag GACTCGGTGTCTTTGCACAAGAAGTTCATCGCTGATTGTTACAAGCGTCTGGAG GCGGCGAGCTCGGCGCTCGGCGGGCCCACTCTGACGCACGCCGTTACCAGGGCAACCAAGATGCTGACGGCCACCACCATGCCGACCGTGGCCACATCTGTACAATCACCATCCAG atCCACTAAGCTGGTGATAATTGAGCGGCTGCTGCTATTGGCCGAACGCTACGTCATCACCATCGAG gacTTGTACTCTGTTCCTCGCACTATTCTACCTCACGGGGCCTCGTACAACGGCCACCCCGTCACCCTCCACATCACCTACGAGTCCACCAAAGACACCTTCACCTTAGAG aCCCACAGTAATGAGATGATAGGAAGTATCCGGTGGAAGATCTCGGAGCACTTGAGCTGCCCGGTGGACAACGTCCAGATCTTTGCCAACGACAGCGTG ATGACCATGAACCGGGACCAGAAGCTTCTCTCCCAGCTCGGCTTCAGCGACGAGCAGACGCTGACGGTGAAGAGCTCGGGCACCGGCACGCCGTCCGGCAGCTCCGAGTCCTCGGCCtcggcctccagcagctccagctccGCCGTCTTCAACTCCGCCTACGCCTTGGAGCAg GAGAAGTCGCTGCCCGGCGTGGTGATGGCATTGGTGTGCAACGTGTTCGAGATGCTTTACCAGCTGGCCAACCTCGATGAAACCAG gaTCACGCTCCGCGtgaggaagctgctgctgctcatcccGACAGACCCAGATGTTCAGGACGCGCTCGACAACTTTGTCCCTAAGGAGTCCAGCGTCTGGAGCCACCAG AAGACCCTGTTCCAGGGAACCGGCTCTCGCTCTCCGTCCACGTCCTCCAAGCAGCAGCACCAGCCGAGCGCCGCGTCCATCCTGGAGTCCCTCTTCAGGTCCTCGGCCCCGGGCATGTCCACCTTCAGGGTGCTCTACAACCTGGAG GTGTTGAGCTCAAAGCTCATGCCCACGTCGGACGACGAGATGGCGAAGACCAGCAGCAAGTCCTTCTGCGAGAACTTCCTGAAAGCGGGAGGCCTCAG TCTGGTGGTGAACGTCATGCAGAGAGACTCCGTCCCCTCAGAGGTCGACTACGAGACCCGGCAAGGAGTCTACTCCATCTGCCTGCAGCTggccag GTTCCTCCTGGTGGGTCAGAGCATGCCTTCGGCGCTGGACGACGACGTCATCCGAGACGGCGAGTCGCTGTCGTCGCGTCCATTCCGTAACGCCGGGCGAGCCGGGCGCCAGCTGTCCCTGTGCGGCACGCCGGAGAAGTCCTCGTACCGGCAGATGTCTCTGTCCGAGCGCTCCTCCATCCGGGTGGAGGAGATCATCCCGGCGGCCCGCGTCGCCATTCAG aCGATGGAGGTGGGCGACTTCACCGCCACGGTGGCGTGCTTCATGCGGCTGACCTGGGCGGCCGCTGCAGGCCGGTTGGATCTGGTCGGCAgccctcagccaatcagagagacgCACAGCGCCCTGCTGCCGCAGGGGGTCCGCACCAGAGTCAGCAGTACAG GAAGTAACTGCAGCTCCAGCAGCGAGGGCGAGTCCCCGCCGACCGCACTGCATGCTGGGATATGCGTGCGACAGCAGTGCGTCTCCGTCAAAGACGCCATCATCGCCCGCGAGGCTCTGTCGCTGCTCGTCACCTGTCTGCAGCTACGCTGCCAGCAGCtgt GCTCTTTCTACAACCTTCCCTCCGTCAACGATTTCATCATCGATGTTCTGCTGGGATCTCCCAGCGGAGAG ATCCGCCGCGTGGCGTGCGACCAGCTCTACACGCTGAGCCAGACGGACACGTCGGCCTTCGCCGAGCTCCAGAAGCCCAACTTGTTCCTCATCTCCGTCGTCCTCACCGCCCAGCTGCCGCTCTGGAGCCCCACCTCCATCATGAGAGGAGTCAaccagag GTTGCTCTCCCAATGCACCGAATACTTTGACCTCAGATGTCAGCTCCTGGACGACCTCACCA CGTCGGAGATGGAGGTGCTGAACGTGAGCGCGGCCGCGATGCTGGAGGACGAGATCTCCTGGCTGGACAACTTCGAGCCCAGCTGGAGCTCCGAGATGGAGACGAGCGAGGCGGACAACATCCTGCTGGCCGGACACCTGCGGCTCATCAAGACGCTGCTGTCGCTCTGCGGCAACGAGAAGGAGCAGCTGg gtCCGTCTCTCATCCAGCAGCTATTGGACGACTTCCTGTTTCGAGCCTCACGCATCATCATCAACAgctcaagccccgccccctcccccgcgCCGAGCCACGACTTCCACCCCAA gtgcagCACGGCCAGCAGCCGGCTGGCGGCCTACGAGGTGCTGGTGATGCTGGCCGACAGCTCTCTGCCCAACCTGCGGCTCATCACCAGGGAGCTCATGTCCATGCACCACCAGTCGGACCCGTCGCTCTGCAAGGAGTTCGAC taccTTCCCCCCGTGGAGAGCCGGTCCAGTTCTGGGTTCGTGGGGCTGAAGAACGGCGGCGCCACGTGCTACATGAACGCTGTGTTTCAGCAGCTCTACATGCAGCCCGGCCTGCCAGAG gccttCCTGTCCATCGAGGACGACACGGACCAGCCGGAGGAGAGCGTCTTCTACCAGGTCCAGTCTCTGTTCGGCCACCTGATGGAGAGCAAGCTGCAGTACTACATCCCCGAGAACTTCTGGAAG ATCTTCAAGATGTGGAACAAGGAGCTGTACGTGCGGGAGCAGCAGGACGCCTACGAGTTCTTCACCAGCCTGGTGGACCAGCTGGACGAGCACCTCAAG AAAATGGGCCGAGAGCAAATCTTCAAAAACACGTTCCAGGGAATCTTCTCCGACCAGAAGATCTGCAAAGACTGTCCTCACCG GTACGAGCGTGAGGAGACCTTCATGGCGTTGAACCTGGGCGTGACGTCGTGCCAGAGCCTGGAGATCTCATTGGACCAGTTTGTGAGGGGCGAGGTGCTGGAGGGCAGCAACGCCTACTACTGCGAGAAGTGCAAGGAGAAG AGAACCACGGTGAAGAGGACGTGCATCAAGTCGCTGCCCAGCGTGCTCTGCATCCACCTCATGCGCTTCGGCTTCGACTGGGAGAGCGGCCGCTCCATCAAATACGACGAGCAGATCCGG TTCCCCTGGGTGCTGAACATGGAGCCCTACACCGTGTCCGGGATGGCGCGTCAGGACTGCAGCGTGGAGGGCGGCGAGGGCCGCGGCGACGGCACCTCGGGGGGCTCGCCCAGGAAGAAGGTCACGATCTCTGAGAACTACGAGCTGGTGGGCGTGGTGGTGCACAGCGGGCAGGCGCACGCCGGCCACTACTACTCCTTCATCAAGGACCGCCG CGGCAGCGCTCGGGGCCACTGGTACAAGTTCAACGacaacgtggtggaggagttcgACATGAACGACGAGACTCTGGAGTACGAGTGCTTCGGCGGAGAGTACCGGCCCAAAGTGTACGACCAGT ccaACCCGTACCCCGACGTGCGGCGGCGCTACTGGAACGCCTACATGTTGTTCTACCAGAAGatcagcgaccagaactcgccCGTCCTGCCCAAGAAGAGCCGAGTCAGCATCATGCGGCAGGAGGCCGAGGACCTGACGCT CTCCGCCCCGTCGTCTCCTGACGTTTCCCCCCAGTCGTCTCCTCGTCCCCCGAGGGCCAACAACGACCggctcaccctcctcacccgcCTGGTGCGCAAGGGCGAGAAGAAGGGCCTGTTCGTGGAGAAGATGCCCGCCAGCATCTACCAG ATGGTGAGGGACGAGAACCTGAAGTTCATGAGGAACCGAGACGTCTACAACAGCGACTACTTCAACTTCACCCTCTCCCTGGCCTCCGTCAACGCA ACGAAGCTGAAGCATCCGGACTACCAGCCTATGGCCAAAGAGAGTCTTCAGCTGGCGGTGCACTTCCTCCTTCACACCTACCTGCACACCAAAAAGAAACTCAG GGTGGACACGGAGGAATGGATGGCCACGGTGGAGGTGCTGCTGTCCAAGAGCTGCGAGGCGTGCCAGTGGTTGGTGCAGTACCTGAGCGGACCAGAGGGGCGCGAGATGACCAG gaTCTGCCTGCTGGAGTGCAGCGTGAGGGAGGTGCGGGTGGTGGTggcctccatcctggagaggaccCTGGAGAGCGCGCTGCACTTCGGGGACCCGGGCGTGGACGGGCTGACGGACACGCTGCTGTCGCTGCTCGACAAAGACGTGCCCGAGAACGTCAAGAACTGCACGCAGTACTTCGGCCTCTTCAGCAACTTCGCTCAGCAG GGATGCGGTCCCTGTCAGCTGCTGTTGAAACACTCGGCTTATCGGCGGATGCTCATCTTCCTGCTGGGACCCAACAGGCAAAACAACCAG AACCGGCGCTGGAGTCCGGCTCAGGCCCGTGAGTTCCTTCACCTGCACAACACGCTGGCCCTCATCACGCTGCACTGCGACCTCAACGCCCAGCGGACGCAGG CTCCTGGAGTGTTTAAACTGCGTGTGAGCTGCGTTCCGGCCTCTActcagctcctccccctccacgccgACATCCTGGCCTCGCTCTTCACTCCGGAGGGACAGCCGTACCTTCTagag GTGATGTTCGCCATGCGCGAGCTGTCGGGGCCGCTGTCGCTCCTCATCGAGATGGTGACCTACTCCTCCTACTGCAACGAGCCCTTCAGCCTCGGCGTGCTGCAGCTGCTCaag ACGCAGCTGGAGACGGCGCCGCCTCACGAGCTGAAGAACGTGTTTCAGATGCTTCAGGAGCTGCTG GTCATGGAGGACCCGCTGCAGACGCAGAGGCTCAAGTACGCCTTCGAGTCGGAGAAAGGCCTTTTAG cTTTGATGCACCAGAGCAACAACGTTGACAGCAGGCGCTGCTACCAGTGTGTGAAGTTCCTGGTCACGTTGGCCCAGAA gtgtgCTCCAGCCAAAGAGTACTTCAAGGACTTGTCTGGTCACTGGAGTTGGGCCGTGCAGTGGCTGCAAAAAAAG ATGACTGAACATTACTGGACTCCACAGAGCAACGTCTCCAATGAGACATCCACCAACAAAACCTTCCAGCGTACCATCTcggcacag GACACGTTGGCCTACGCCACGGCGCTGCTGAACGAGAAGGAGCAGTCCGGCAGCAGCAACGGCTCCGACGGCAGCCCGGCCAACGACAACGCCGACCGCAGCCTCCGCCAG GGGTCAGAATCTCCCATGATGCTCGGCGACTCAAAGAGCGACCTGGAAGACGTCGACCCCTAG